A genome region from Sardina pilchardus chromosome 22, fSarPil1.1, whole genome shotgun sequence includes the following:
- the dhx32a gene encoding DEAD/H (Asp-Glu-Ala-Asp/His) box polypeptide 32a — protein sequence MAESCVSEDHTDTELCALSHVGDGAEEAFGFGDDLELNQFDGLPYSSRYYKLLKERKSLSVWKVRCEFLDLLMNNQIVVVSGTTKTGKSSQIPQWCAEFCLSAQFQHGMVVCTQIHRQQAVELALRVADEMDVNIGHEVGYSIPLETCCSSDTVLRYCTDDVLLRDMMSDPMLEHYGAIILDQAHERTVSTDLLLGLLKEVLVQRPELRVVVLSAPPAAERLLGHYGAGVPLLKLENLNSAEVVHSSGSHKDYFYPALRLVLEIHRTREEGDIAVFLASAQEVECAHGILCKEGARLSGGLGQLIPVALHPGRLGLDPCMAVEQPNSRRVFLSHSQAEDMFWAVDSLNFVIDTGMERKYVYNPRVRAYAEVIRPISRCQADIRKQLTRPAGKCFCLYPEETKLPGESAPQLLESSIVPTVLFLKRMEVAGLGHCDFINRPDPEGLMQALEELDYLAALDNDGNLSEIGIIMSEFPLDPQMAKSLLASCEFDCVSEVVTIAAMLAAPSCFLEPPVGMATEAMQCHLKFQHPEGDHFTLINIYNTFKQSQREPYFSPEKWCQDYFLCYEALQTAGAIRSELMDILRRLELPISEPAFGTKTNTLNVKRALLAGFFMQIARDVDGSGTYFMLSNKHIAQVHPLSSYGAKAHKLGLPEWVLFHEYTLSENNCIRTVSQISPEAFIQMAPQYFFYNLPSSESRDILQCIMDHEGPGSCKDKQTSQAITTQTDCPEPQSYDRCVIQ from the exons ATGGCGGAGTCCTGTGTTTCAGAGGATCACACAGACACTGAGCTTTGTGCTCTTTCTCATGTTGGTGATGGTGCTGAGGAAGCTTTTGGTTTTGGGGATGATCTTGAGCTGAATCAGTTTGATGGTCTGCCATATTCTTCCCGTTATTACAAACttttgaaagagagaaagtcctTGTCTGTTTGGAAAGTCCGATGCGAATTCCTGGACCTGTTGATGAATAACCAAATTGTAGTAGTTTCAGGCACAACAAAAACTGGAAAAAGTTCGCAG ATCCCCCAGTGGTGTGCAGAGTTCTGTCTGTCGGCCCAGTTCCAGCATGGCATGGTGGTGTGCACACAGATCCACCGGCAGCAGGCTGTGGAGCTGGCCCTGCGCGTGGCCGACGAGATGGACGTCAACATCGGCCACGAGGTGGGCTACAGCATCCCCCTGGAGACCTGCTGCTCCAGCGACACTGTGCTCAG GTACTGCACAGACGACGTGCTGCTGCGGGACATGATGTCCGACCCCATGCTGGAGCACTACGGCGCCATCATCCTGGACCAGGCGCACGAGCGCACCGTCAGCACCGACCTCCTGCTGGGCCTGCTCAAGGAGGTGCTGGTCCAGCGGCCGGAGCTGCGCGTGGTGGTGCTGTCCGCTCCCCCGGCCGCGGAGCGCCTGCTGGGCCACTACGGGGCCGGCGTGCCCCTGCTGAAGCTGGAGAACCTCAACAGCGCGGAGGTGGTGCACAGCAGCGGCAGCCACAAGGACTACTTCTACCCAGCGCTGCGATTGGTACTGGAGATCCACCGCAccagggaggagggagacatCGCTGTGTTCCTGGCCtccgctcag GAGGTGGAGTGTGCCCACGGGATCCTGTGTAAGGAGGGGGCCCGGCTGAGTGGCGGCCTGGGGCAGCTGATCCCAGTGGCCCTTCACCCGGGCAGGCTGGGGCTGGACCCATGCATGGCCGTGGAGCAGCCCAACAGCCGAAGAGTCTTCCTCTCCCACAGCCAGGCTGAGGACATGTTCTGGGCTGTGGACTCGCTCAACTTTGTGATCGACACTGGAATGGAGAGGAAATAT GTGTATAACCCTCGTGTCCGGGCATACGCAGAGGTGATAAGACCCATCAGCAGATGTCAGGCTGATATCCGCAAGCAGCTGACCAGGCCTGCAG GGAAGTGCTTCTGCCTGTACCCTGAGGAGACCAAGCTGCCTGGAGAGAGTGCTCCCCAGCTGCTGGAGTCCAGCATCGTGCCCACCGTTCTGTTCCTCAAGAGGATGGAGGTCGCCGGCCTAGGCCACTGTGACTTCATCAACCGACCAG ATCCTGAAGGTCTAATGCAGGCTCTAGAGGAGCTGGATTACCTGGCTGCACTGGACAATGATGGGAACTTATCAGAGATTGGAATCATCATGTCAGAGTTTCCTCTGGACCCCCAGATGGCTAAGTCACTGCTGGCCTCCTGTGAGTTTGACTGCGTAAGCGAAGTGGTGACCATCGCAGCCATGTTAGCAG CACCAAGCTGCTTCTTGGAACCACCTGTCGGCATGGCAACTGAGGCAATGCAGTGCCACCTGAAATTCCAGCATCCAGAGGGCGACCATTTCACGCTCATCAACATCTACAACACCTTCaagcagagccagagagaaccCT ACTTCAGCCCTGAGAAGTGGTGCCAGGACTACTTCCTGTGTTACGAAGCATTGCAGACCGCTGGTGCCATCCGATCTGAACTGATGGACATCCTCAGAAGGCTCGAGTTACCCATCTCTGAGCCAGCTTTTGGAACAAAAACCAACACCCTCAATGTCAAGAGAGCCCTGCTGGCTGGATTCTTTATGCAG ATTGCCAGAGATGTAGATGGCTCAGGGACTTACTTCATGCTCTCCAATAAGCACATAGCTCAAGTCCATCCATTGTCCAGCTATGGAGCCAAAGCACACAAACTGGGTCTGCCCGAGTGGGTGCTCTTCCATGAGTACACGCTGTCTGAGAATAACTGCATCCGCACCGTGTCTCAAATCTCCCCTGAAGC ATTCATTCAGATGGCACCCCAGTATTTCTTCTACAACCTGCCCTCAAGTGAGAGCAGAGACATACTGCAGTGCATCATGGATCATGAAGGCCCGGGCAGCTGCAAGGACAAGCAGACCTCACAGGCCATCACTACACAAACAGACTGTCCAGAGCCACAGTCTTATGACCGATGTGTGATCCAGTAA
- the fank1 gene encoding fibronectin type 3 and ankyrin repeat domains 1 protein, with protein sequence MCAPIHDVSHHSIELTWGQEEREARVGSPEEWTCFTLEEEDPRKHSYAAVYVGYGTQHTVEGLQASTLYRFRVKATRPSGETICGPVLTASTAREPVNGRNLHQAVLMNDEDELSRVLQSRMVNVDVPDRLGFTPLMVAAMRGFLSLVHMLVQHGADVHMTNGSGKNSLMLACFCGHLEVVRYLRKCGVPWSGMDRAGCTALHWATDGGHLPVLQHLLQDGCKVDVRDSVSYWTPLMRVSAVSGDAEMAALLIRAGADVNVRDRDGKTPLMVAVLNNHEALVKLLLDNGADKHAKNGFDLGAIEMAKSFERKNIFQTLTGRPFD encoded by the exons ATGTGCGCACCTATCCA TGATGTCAGCCACCACAGTATTGAACTGACCTGgggtcaggaggagagagaggcacgcGTGGGATCGCCTGAGGAGTGGACATGCTTcaccctggaggaggaggaccctAGGAAGCACAGCTATGCTGCAGTCTATGT tgGCTATGGCACACAGCACACGGTGGAGGGTCTGCAGGCCAGCACGCTGTACCGGTTCAGAGTGAAGGCAACGCGTCCTTCAGGGGAGACCATCTGTGGTCCTGTGCTTACCGCATCCACAGCGC GTGAGCCAGTGAATGGCAGGAACCTGCACCAGGCTGTACTGATGAACGATGAGGACGAGCTGAGCCGAGTGCTGCAGTCCAG GATGGTGAATGTGGATGTTCCAGATAGACTGGGCTTCACCCCACTCATGGTAGCAGCAATGAGAGGATTTTTAAG TTTGGTGCACATGCTGGTGCAGCACGGTGCTGATGTCCACATGACGAATGGCAGTGGGAAGAACAG cctgatGCTGGCATGTTTCTGTGGGCACCTGGAGGTGGTGCGCTACCTGCGTAAGTGTGGTGTGCCGTGGAGCGGCATGGACAGGGCTGGCTGCACCGCGCTGCACTGGGCCACAGATGGAGGCCATCTGCCCGTCTTACAGCACCTCTTACAGGACGGCTGCAAG GTGGACGTGAGGGACAGTGTGTCCTACTGGACGCCCCTAATGAGGGTGTCAGCTGTCAGTGGGGATGCTGAGATGGCAGCTCTTCTTATCAGAGCTGGAGCAGACGTCAATGTCAGAGACCGCGATGGCAAGACTCCTCTAATG GTAGCAGTGCTAAACAACCATGAAGCGTTGGTCAAGCTATTACTGGACAATGGAGCTGATAAGCATGCTAAAAATGGG TTTGATTTAGGTGCCATAGAAATGGCGAAGTCTTTTGAGAGAAAG AACATCTTCCAGACGCTCACAGGAAGGCCGTTTGATTAG